The following are from one region of the Thermococcus cleftensis genome:
- a CDS encoding ArsB/NhaD family transporter, giving the protein MEQAVMTGIAVVVFLVTYAMIISERVHRTVAALFGAALVLLLGIVPWEAVPEHLDLGTLLLLIGMMIIVNTAKESGLFEFIAIKTAKFARGSPMNVLLLFSIVTALVSSVLDNVTTVLLLTPMLLYITRLMDVNPVPFLLAEVFSSNIGGMATLIGDPPNIMIGSAAGLSFNEFLLNMGPIALVDLFVSLGLIYLFYRGAMRISDSKRKRILSTLEGLSEEDAIRDYSLFRKSVIVIVGVILLFFVHDRLDIPPAVVALVGASVLLLWSGMDPESILEKIEWTAIFFFMGLFILVGALVETGVIEDIALWITSYVNNTGEALVIITWFSAIASAVVDNIPLTAAMIPLIKAMGSTMDIYPLWWALSLGACLGGNGTAIGASANVVVLGIAAKEGVRITFMDFLKVGLVIMLVTVTVGLGLLWIRYIGV; this is encoded by the coding sequence ATGGAGCAGGCAGTGATGACCGGAATCGCAGTGGTCGTGTTCCTTGTAACTTACGCCATGATAATCAGTGAGAGGGTTCACAGAACGGTGGCGGCCCTGTTCGGTGCGGCGCTGGTTCTTTTGCTCGGAATAGTTCCCTGGGAGGCTGTCCCAGAGCACCTGGACCTTGGAACGCTCCTGCTTCTTATCGGAATGATGATAATCGTGAACACCGCCAAGGAGAGCGGGCTGTTCGAGTTCATAGCGATAAAAACCGCCAAGTTCGCCCGTGGAAGTCCAATGAACGTTCTCCTGTTGTTCTCGATCGTTACCGCCCTCGTGAGTTCTGTTCTCGACAACGTCACGACGGTTCTGCTCCTTACGCCTATGCTGCTCTACATAACCCGCCTCATGGACGTTAATCCCGTCCCGTTCCTCCTGGCCGAGGTCTTTTCCTCCAACATCGGCGGAATGGCAACGCTGATAGGTGATCCCCCCAACATAATGATAGGCTCGGCCGCTGGGTTAAGCTTCAACGAGTTTCTCCTCAACATGGGACCGATAGCGCTGGTGGACCTCTTCGTATCCCTGGGGCTGATATACCTGTTCTACCGGGGGGCAATGAGGATAAGCGATTCCAAGAGGAAAAGAATCCTCTCTACCCTCGAGGGGCTGAGCGAGGAAGATGCGATAAGGGACTACTCCCTGTTCCGGAAGTCGGTCATCGTCATAGTCGGGGTTATTCTGCTCTTCTTTGTCCACGACAGGCTTGATATTCCCCCGGCAGTGGTGGCCCTGGTGGGTGCCTCCGTGCTCCTCCTCTGGAGCGGAATGGACCCGGAGTCGATACTGGAAAAGATAGAGTGGACGGCGATATTCTTCTTCATGGGGCTCTTCATACTGGTAGGAGCGCTCGTCGAGACCGGCGTCATCGAGGACATTGCCCTCTGGATAACCAGCTACGTAAACAATACCGGGGAAGCGCTCGTCATAATAACCTGGTTCTCTGCAATAGCGTCCGCCGTAGTGGACAACATTCCCCTGACTGCGGCGATGATTCCCCTCATAAAGGCGATGGGGAGCACGATGGACATTTATCCCCTCTGGTGGGCACTCTCGCTCGGTGCCTGTCTTGGAGGGAACGGAACGGCCATAGGTGCGAGCGCCAACGTCGTCGTGCTTGGTATAGCCGCCAAGGAGGGCGTCAGAATAACCTTCATGGACTTCCTCAAGGTTGGACTGGTCATAATGCTCGTCACCGTCACCGTCGGCTTGGGATTGCTCTGGATAAGGTACATAGGGGTGTGA
- a CDS encoding universal stress protein has product MRILVLIDGSKWSQKAALHAIAVAKRRHGKVILFSVLDRREAKAMAFNLGLYSENLSQVEKFEAEIWKDMKKSIKHLMTTLLELCHEEGVNCSFRIVEGSAKEKILEEANSGQYSLVVMGAYGRSGKTRIGSLLEEVVGSINPPVMVVR; this is encoded by the coding sequence ATGAGGATACTCGTGTTGATAGACGGCTCGAAATGGAGTCAGAAAGCGGCGCTTCATGCAATAGCGGTGGCCAAGAGGAGGCACGGCAAGGTGATACTATTCTCCGTCCTCGACAGGAGGGAGGCAAAGGCGATGGCCTTCAACCTCGGCCTCTACAGCGAGAACCTTTCCCAGGTGGAGAAGTTCGAGGCGGAGATATGGAAGGATATGAAGAAGAGCATAAAACACCTGATGACCACGCTCCTCGAACTGTGTCATGAGGAAGGAGTGAACTGCTCCTTCAGGATAGTGGAAGGCTCGGCGAAGGAGAAGATACTCGAGGAGGCCAACTCCGGCCAGTACTCCCTCGTGGTCATGGGCGCCTACGGGAGGAGCGGAAAAACGAGGATAGGAAGTCTCCTTGAGGAGGTCGTCGGCTCCATAAACCCGCCCGTTATGGTGGTCCGCTAG
- a CDS encoding winged helix-turn-helix transcriptional regulator, with protein sequence MERRNEILHAIQAKPGITFRELARELGIGIGDLQYHLRRLEKEGRIFSRKVGKRRYLFPRGFEEEAQRLLIAISTETRRRILLLLLEGQRNQKDVAEKLNLSQPTVSYHMGELVKLGIVRARKDGKSVIYSLSYDPEVIARVIRDYRPGLWEKLADNLIDLLAGMGEEE encoded by the coding sequence ATGGAGAGGCGTAACGAGATACTCCACGCGATCCAGGCGAAGCCGGGGATAACCTTCAGGGAGCTGGCGAGGGAGCTTGGGATCGGCATCGGTGACCTCCAGTACCACCTGAGGAGGCTAGAGAAGGAGGGCAGGATATTCTCCAGGAAGGTCGGGAAGAGGCGCTACCTGTTCCCGAGGGGCTTCGAGGAGGAAGCTCAGAGACTGCTGATAGCCATCTCGACGGAGACCCGAAGGAGAATCCTCCTGCTACTGCTGGAGGGACAGAGGAATCAGAAGGACGTGGCCGAAAAGCTGAACCTCAGTCAGCCGACGGTGAGCTACCACATGGGTGAGCTGGTCAAGCTCGGTATAGTGAGGGCAAGAAAAGACGGGAAGAGCGTGATTTATTCCCTGTCGTACGACCCGGAGGTAATAGCAAGGGTGATAAGGGACTACCGGCCCGGTCTCTGGGAGAAGCTGGCCGACAACCTGATAGACCTACTTGCTGGCATGGGTGAGGAGGAATGA
- a CDS encoding S16 family serine protease: MKKIIAMLITALLILPFVGFTAAQCPSEGHTVVLKAPAVSRTSDGQLVGVATDFVITVAPGTGHVYVETWPLAEVDMQASARLASQIAGKVLGVDMSKYDVFIQIKADSPIIGGPSAGGTMTVGIIAALEGWQVNPKVMMTGMINPDGTIGPVGGILEKASAAHDVGAEVFLIPEGQRIQYVQETQKKEIGGIVEINTQTKKVDVVEYAKERWGLTVIEIKDIYDAVYYFTGHRIPRPKAPSYVTIDTSFLKDDALKDYKNTTSYYQATLDKLKDSDVSYATYTTLMEALNQANVILNQSREAIDDGMYYTALSKDFQARIIIRHVDWYLDSNGPDDVQRLLKTVESQINASEVSVSNVTIKGITMLQAVAAAEERVEQAKSLLDEAWKYYYNGDYWDAVGDAAYAYERAKTAEFWAKLGERFAGDEVISRDVVKATARDYIDESSLIVTYIESMYGDVGGDLSQSIVQAEQYYEDGKYSAALFTAMEARVRAQVFLDTLGIDNQSVLMDKARAMKEEAKVAIGIAQSQGITPVLAMAYYEFAESYEKSAEENNSLEDLQTAMIFYQYARETAGLFLSSPGGSVQVPQDNTTGVPQIVIPTGTPDAGGPDEQTESQGGVPETALALAAIGAFLVGALVGRKL; encoded by the coding sequence ATGAAAAAAATCATAGCAATGCTTATCACGGCCCTGCTGATTCTGCCTTTCGTGGGCTTCACAGCAGCCCAGTGCCCGAGCGAGGGGCACACCGTCGTCCTGAAGGCCCCCGCAGTATCGAGGACATCGGACGGCCAGCTCGTTGGAGTGGCCACTGACTTCGTTATAACCGTCGCCCCAGGAACGGGCCACGTTTACGTGGAGACCTGGCCGCTGGCTGAGGTGGACATGCAGGCCAGCGCGAGGTTGGCCTCGCAAATAGCGGGCAAGGTTCTCGGGGTCGATATGAGCAAGTACGACGTCTTCATTCAGATAAAGGCGGACTCCCCGATAATCGGCGGGCCTTCCGCGGGAGGAACCATGACGGTTGGGATAATAGCGGCCCTCGAGGGCTGGCAGGTCAATCCAAAGGTGATGATGACGGGCATGATAAACCCGGACGGAACGATAGGGCCCGTCGGCGGAATCCTCGAGAAGGCCTCCGCCGCCCACGACGTCGGGGCCGAGGTGTTCCTGATTCCGGAGGGCCAGAGGATACAGTACGTCCAGGAGACCCAGAAGAAGGAGATAGGCGGCATAGTGGAGATAAACACCCAAACCAAGAAGGTGGACGTGGTCGAGTACGCCAAGGAGCGCTGGGGACTGACGGTCATAGAGATAAAGGACATCTACGACGCCGTCTACTACTTCACCGGCCACAGGATACCCAGGCCAAAGGCGCCCTCCTACGTCACCATCGACACCTCCTTCCTCAAGGACGATGCGCTCAAAGACTACAAAAACACCACCTCATATTACCAGGCAACGCTGGACAAGCTCAAGGACAGCGACGTGAGCTACGCCACCTACACCACCCTGATGGAGGCCCTGAACCAGGCGAACGTTATCCTCAACCAGTCAAGGGAAGCAATAGACGACGGAATGTACTACACCGCCCTCAGCAAGGACTTCCAGGCTAGGATCATCATAAGGCACGTGGACTGGTACCTGGACTCCAACGGCCCCGACGACGTGCAGAGGCTCCTAAAGACCGTGGAGAGTCAGATAAACGCCTCTGAGGTCTCGGTTTCCAACGTGACGATAAAAGGAATAACGATGCTCCAGGCGGTCGCGGCGGCCGAAGAGAGGGTGGAGCAGGCGAAGAGCCTCCTTGACGAGGCCTGGAAGTACTACTACAACGGGGACTACTGGGACGCCGTTGGTGATGCAGCCTATGCCTACGAGAGGGCCAAAACTGCCGAGTTCTGGGCCAAACTGGGCGAGAGGTTCGCGGGCGACGAGGTCATAAGCAGGGACGTTGTGAAGGCAACGGCCAGGGACTACATAGACGAGTCCAGCCTCATAGTGACCTACATAGAGTCCATGTACGGGGACGTGGGGGGCGACCTCAGCCAGAGCATAGTCCAGGCGGAGCAGTACTACGAGGACGGCAAGTACTCGGCGGCGCTCTTCACGGCGATGGAGGCGCGCGTGAGGGCGCAGGTCTTCCTCGACACCCTCGGCATAGACAACCAGAGCGTGCTGATGGACAAGGCGAGGGCGATGAAGGAGGAGGCCAAGGTGGCCATAGGCATAGCGCAGAGCCAGGGCATAACCCCCGTTCTGGCCATGGCCTACTACGAGTTCGCCGAGAGCTACGAGAAGAGCGCGGAGGAGAACAACAGCCTCGAGGACCTCCAGACAGCCATGATATTCTACCAGTACGCCAGGGAAACCGCCGGCCTGTTCCTCAGCAGTCCGGGCGGAAGCGTTCAGGTACCACAGGACAACACGACCGGCGTGCCACAGATCGTCATACCCACGGGCACTCCAGACGCTGGAGGGCCTGATGAACAGACTGAGAGCCAAGGTGGCGTTCCGGAGACAGCGCTTGCCCTGGCGGCGATTGGGGCGTTCCTCGTCGGTGCCCTCGTGGGCAGAAAGCTGTGA
- a CDS encoding NAD(P)-dependent malic enzyme gives MDARGFHRSNFIGNGKIEVIPKVPLTRETLPLAYTPGVAEVSREIAREPDKAFEYTNRGNTVAVISDGTRVLGLGDIGPLGALPVMEGKALLFKVFGGVDASPLVLAEKDPEKFIEVVKAVSPSFGGVNLEDIASPKCFYILDRLREELDVPVFHDDQQGTASVVLAGLLNALKVVGKKLSEVSVALFGAGAAGFATLRLLVKAGAKPEKVRVVELVEGRPRVLTPDLPLENLFPYRGELLGKTNGEGVEGGPEEAVEGADVLISFTKPGPGVIKPEWIGKMADDAIVFPLANPIPEILPEEAKKAGARIVATGRSDYPNQINNLLGFPAIFRGALDVRARTITDGMIIEASKAIASVIEPSEGEIIPSPFHPEVHPRVARAVAEEAMREGIARVRVNPEEVEERLRTWRRFYEGNIVPLNEKRRNYR, from the coding sequence ATGGACGCGAGGGGCTTTCACAGGAGCAACTTCATTGGTAACGGGAAAATCGAGGTCATTCCGAAGGTTCCCCTCACGAGGGAAACCCTTCCTTTAGCGTACACGCCTGGAGTCGCCGAGGTATCGCGCGAGATAGCCAGAGAGCCGGACAAAGCCTTCGAATACACCAACAGGGGCAACACCGTGGCCGTGATAAGTGACGGCACGAGGGTACTTGGACTCGGAGATATTGGCCCCCTCGGAGCTCTCCCCGTCATGGAGGGTAAGGCACTCCTCTTCAAGGTCTTCGGCGGTGTCGATGCGTCCCCTCTTGTTCTAGCTGAGAAAGACCCCGAAAAGTTCATTGAAGTTGTTAAGGCAGTTTCTCCCTCCTTCGGCGGGGTAAACCTCGAGGACATAGCCTCGCCCAAGTGCTTCTACATACTGGACAGGCTGAGGGAGGAGCTCGATGTACCAGTCTTCCACGACGACCAGCAGGGGACTGCGAGCGTTGTCTTGGCCGGATTGCTCAACGCGCTTAAAGTTGTGGGAAAAAAGCTCAGCGAGGTAAGCGTGGCCCTTTTTGGAGCGGGCGCGGCGGGCTTCGCGACTCTCAGGCTTCTGGTGAAGGCGGGGGCTAAGCCGGAAAAGGTTCGCGTCGTCGAGCTCGTGGAGGGGAGGCCGAGGGTTCTAACGCCCGATTTACCCCTTGAGAACCTCTTCCCGTACCGCGGGGAACTGCTGGGGAAAACGAACGGCGAGGGAGTCGAAGGTGGCCCGGAGGAGGCAGTAGAGGGTGCGGACGTTCTAATATCCTTCACGAAGCCCGGACCGGGCGTGATAAAGCCCGAGTGGATAGGGAAGATGGCCGACGACGCGATAGTGTTCCCTCTGGCCAATCCAATCCCCGAGATACTCCCTGAGGAGGCTAAAAAGGCCGGTGCTCGGATAGTTGCCACTGGAAGGAGCGACTATCCGAACCAGATCAACAACCTCCTCGGCTTCCCCGCGATATTCAGGGGAGCACTTGACGTGAGGGCCAGGACCATAACCGACGGCATGATAATAGAGGCTTCAAAGGCAATCGCTTCCGTAATAGAGCCGAGCGAGGGGGAGATAATCCCGTCGCCCTTCCACCCGGAAGTTCACCCCAGGGTGGCGAGGGCCGTCGCCGAGGAAGCGATGAGGGAGGGAATCGCGAGGGTCCGCGTCAATCCTGAGGAGGTTGAGGAGAGGCTCAGAACTTGGAGGCGGTTCTACGAGGGGAACATAGTCCCGCTGAACGAGAAGAGGAGGAACTACCGGTAG
- a CDS encoding TldD/PmbA family protein — protein MENLVRKAEALAERYGVSYYEIRITRVTASHLSIRNGQLDELSLNAEMGIGVRAFNGAWGFSSANDMTRAEEAIKTAMKIAKLSRGDSRIHLGDPVRERAEIKVRKPFTDIEVEDKLTLVKEIDSLLEGERIVSRETAYGDGLKEQLYFNSLGSEIETVVPRVRVGFSVTARENGEMQTYWRYFGGTAGWELVEDIDFPHWAELVKEKALSLLHARSPPSGEFEIIMDPELTGVFIHEALGHAVEADSVKNGDSILAGKLGERIAVEGLTVVDDPTLPGKYGSYVYDDEGIRGKRVEIIRDGVLVNYLNDRETSALLGLEPNGHGRAQGYAYQPLVRMSNTYVEPGSWSLEEMLEEVKNGLYMAGDKGGQVDTASGTFTFGATEGYIIENGEIKDMVRDVAMSGSILEVLRNIRAVGKELRVEFPGYCGKGQVVPVDDGGPHLLTRALVGGLR, from the coding sequence ATGGAGAACCTCGTGAGAAAAGCCGAGGCTCTCGCGGAGCGCTACGGCGTGTCCTATTATGAGATAAGGATAACCCGTGTAACTGCTTCCCACCTCAGCATTAGGAACGGTCAGCTCGACGAGCTATCGCTCAACGCGGAGATGGGTATAGGCGTGAGGGCCTTCAACGGGGCCTGGGGCTTTTCCAGCGCCAACGACATGACGCGGGCGGAGGAGGCCATAAAAACGGCCATGAAGATAGCCAAGCTCTCCCGCGGGGATTCGAGGATACACCTCGGTGACCCCGTGAGGGAGAGGGCGGAGATAAAGGTGAGGAAGCCCTTCACCGACATCGAGGTCGAGGACAAGCTGACCCTCGTTAAGGAGATAGACTCCCTCCTCGAGGGGGAGAGAATAGTCAGCAGGGAGACGGCTTACGGCGACGGCCTGAAGGAGCAGCTCTACTTCAACTCCCTTGGGAGCGAGATAGAGACGGTGGTTCCGAGGGTGAGGGTGGGGTTCTCGGTTACGGCGAGGGAGAACGGGGAGATGCAGACCTACTGGAGGTACTTCGGTGGAACTGCTGGCTGGGAACTGGTCGAGGACATAGACTTCCCCCACTGGGCCGAGCTGGTGAAGGAAAAGGCACTCTCGCTCCTCCACGCTCGCTCGCCGCCCTCTGGAGAGTTCGAGATCATAATGGACCCCGAACTGACTGGCGTCTTCATACACGAGGCCCTGGGCCACGCGGTCGAGGCGGATTCAGTGAAGAACGGCGACAGCATCTTGGCCGGGAAGCTGGGCGAGAGGATAGCGGTGGAGGGGCTGACCGTTGTGGACGACCCAACGCTTCCCGGCAAGTACGGCTCCTACGTCTACGACGACGAAGGAATCAGGGGGAAGCGCGTGGAGATAATCCGGGACGGCGTGCTCGTGAACTACCTCAACGACCGCGAGACGAGCGCTTTGCTTGGTCTCGAACCCAACGGCCACGGAAGGGCGCAGGGCTACGCCTACCAGCCCCTCGTCAGAATGAGCAACACCTACGTTGAGCCTGGAAGCTGGAGCCTCGAGGAGATGCTGGAAGAGGTTAAGAACGGCCTCTACATGGCCGGCGACAAGGGGGGCCAGGTGGACACCGCGAGCGGAACCTTTACCTTCGGTGCCACCGAGGGATACATCATAGAGAACGGCGAGATAAAGGATATGGTGCGCGATGTGGCCATGAGCGGGAGCATTCTTGAAGTTCTGAGGAACATCAGGGCCGTGGGGAAGGAGTTGAGGGTGGAGTTCCCCGGCTACTGCGGTAAGGGACAGGTGGTTCCGGTGGACGACGGCGGGCCGCACCTTTTGACGAGGGCTCTCGTGGGGGGATTGAGGTGA
- a CDS encoding M20 family metallopeptidase → MEFDLLKGLVSISSPFGSEEEISRFIASFLEEHGFEVELLPVDGFGDNVIARLPGRGHTVVLNGHMDTVNLSSGWTRDPHGELDGDRFYGLGSADMKAGLAALMAAFVEVAELPKKERPNVIFTAVVDEEGYSRGAWELIRSGKLDKADVVLVGEPTNERLMLGARGRFVVQVEVFGRKAHAARPHEGLNAIEELGRFVGSLWKIRFRNHRKLGAGSYCTLHIEGSADGLSVPDYARAIIDRHIVIGEDWERVERELMKLAERIKLNGKLRVSKFERPTPDMLPYVVRENDRFVNVFKSAHRAVLGGEPEIIYGRSVGDFNYFGTYLGKPTLVYGPVGGNWHGSDEWVSVESMKRVKRVYVEFLKSLV, encoded by the coding sequence ATGGAATTCGACCTCCTTAAGGGGCTGGTTTCCATCAGTTCCCCTTTCGGAAGTGAGGAGGAAATCTCCCGCTTCATAGCATCGTTTCTGGAGGAGCACGGCTTTGAGGTCGAGCTCCTTCCAGTTGATGGCTTCGGGGACAACGTCATCGCCCGGCTTCCGGGCAGGGGACACACCGTCGTTCTCAACGGTCACATGGACACGGTGAATCTCTCCTCCGGCTGGACTCGGGATCCTCACGGCGAGCTGGACGGCGACCGCTTCTACGGCCTTGGCAGCGCCGACATGAAGGCCGGTCTCGCGGCACTTATGGCGGCTTTCGTGGAAGTCGCTGAACTCCCAAAGAAGGAGAGGCCCAACGTCATCTTCACCGCGGTGGTCGATGAAGAGGGCTACTCCCGCGGGGCCTGGGAGCTCATAAGGAGCGGCAAGTTGGACAAGGCTGACGTGGTCCTCGTGGGCGAACCCACCAACGAGCGGCTGATGCTCGGTGCCAGGGGAAGGTTCGTTGTTCAGGTCGAGGTCTTCGGCAGGAAGGCTCACGCCGCCAGGCCCCACGAGGGGCTGAACGCCATAGAGGAGCTGGGCCGCTTCGTGGGAAGCCTTTGGAAGATACGCTTCAGGAACCACCGGAAGCTCGGTGCCGGCTCATACTGCACCCTCCACATAGAGGGCTCGGCCGACGGTTTGAGCGTCCCGGACTACGCCAGGGCGATAATCGACAGGCACATAGTCATCGGCGAGGACTGGGAAAGGGTTGAGAGGGAGCTGATGAAGCTGGCGGAGAGGATAAAGCTCAACGGAAAGCTCAGGGTCTCGAAGTTCGAGCGGCCAACGCCGGACATGCTCCCCTACGTCGTCAGGGAGAACGACCGCTTCGTGAACGTCTTCAAGTCCGCCCACAGGGCCGTTCTCGGAGGAGAACCGGAGATTATCTACGGGAGGAGCGTGGGGGACTTCAACTACTTCGGCACATACCTTGGGAAGCCTACCCTCGTCTACGGGCCGGTAGGTGGCAACTGGCACGGTAGCGACGAGTGGGTGAGCGTCGAGTCCATGAAGCGGGTGAAGAGAGTCTACGTGGAGTTCCTGAAGTCGCTGGTGTAG
- a CDS encoding FumA C-terminus/TtdB family hydratase beta subunit: MAVKLETPLGEEDVLKLRAGDIILLSGTIYTARDSAHRRILSLPREELPFEPEGAVIYHCGPVVRKRGESYKVVSAGPTTSARMNRYLDGILGLGVRGIIGKGGMEVGPFKGRAVYFAFTGGAGSLAARSIKGVKAVHWLDLGIPEALWVLEVEDFPLIVAIDAHGGSLYR; this comes from the coding sequence TTGGCAGTGAAGCTAGAAACGCCCCTGGGCGAGGAAGACGTCCTGAAACTGAGAGCCGGTGATATAATCCTCCTCTCCGGAACGATCTACACCGCCCGCGACTCGGCCCACAGGAGGATTCTGAGTTTACCGAGGGAGGAACTGCCCTTCGAGCCGGAGGGGGCGGTGATATACCACTGCGGTCCCGTGGTCAGGAAAAGGGGAGAAAGCTACAAGGTCGTTTCGGCGGGGCCGACGACGAGTGCCAGAATGAACCGCTACCTCGACGGGATTCTGGGTCTTGGGGTTCGGGGGATAATAGGGAAGGGCGGAATGGAGGTCGGGCCTTTCAAAGGCCGCGCAGTTTACTTCGCCTTCACTGGCGGTGCGGGTTCGCTCGCGGCAAGGAGCATAAAGGGGGTTAAAGCCGTCCACTGGCTCGACCTTGGAATTCCAGAGGCCCTGTGGGTTCTTGAGGTTGAGGACTTCCCGCTGATTGTGGCCATAGACGCGCACGGTGGAAGCCTCTACCGGTAG
- a CDS encoding TldD/PmbA family protein — MNSSVETLVSILERENVEWELYWEAGRGGSFRIERERLERSQRKFYSGMGLRVGYNGRLGFSYITGLNHDRKTLEEFVKRAVKLARVSEILFRGFPAPSKVPRVDGLYDRRIEDIPFEEAHSLAEEFAGKMRELKGDSLTLSGSLALGVNSYGVANSSGVFLEGRSTGMSVSAYAVVEGTRPGTGYHYQSYRSLQPLEELGRSIALAREEALLSSAAERLEPFSGELVLEPSAFQSLLGIFLENLYGDSVYFGRSRFSGTGEEVAGEAVTLVDDPTLPGLPGSYPFDGEGTPGRRTVLIEKGLLRNFLLDHTYGSFLGMESTSNAVRDFRTVPHIGTSNLVVEPGKERLEDYEGVVVRRVFGEHTANPVSGDFSLTVELGYVIKNGELRPFRDNMLTGNVFEVLRSVSSVGRESVREGSFISPRVLTVGRIV; from the coding sequence GTGAACTCTTCCGTCGAGACCCTGGTGTCGATACTGGAGCGGGAGAACGTCGAGTGGGAGCTCTACTGGGAGGCTGGTAGGGGAGGCTCCTTCAGGATAGAGCGCGAGAGGCTCGAGCGCTCCCAGAGGAAGTTCTACTCGGGAATGGGCCTGCGCGTTGGTTACAACGGAAGGCTGGGCTTCTCCTACATAACTGGCCTCAACCACGATCGGAAGACCCTGGAGGAGTTCGTGAAGAGGGCGGTAAAGTTGGCCCGGGTGAGTGAGATACTCTTCAGGGGCTTTCCGGCTCCCTCGAAGGTTCCCCGCGTCGATGGCCTCTACGACCGGCGCATAGAGGATATCCCCTTTGAAGAGGCCCACTCGCTCGCGGAGGAGTTCGCCGGCAAGATGCGCGAGCTGAAGGGGGACTCTCTGACCCTATCTGGCTCGCTGGCCCTGGGGGTGAACTCCTACGGCGTGGCCAACTCCAGCGGTGTGTTCCTCGAGGGGCGCTCCACGGGAATGAGCGTCTCGGCCTACGCCGTGGTCGAGGGCACGCGGCCCGGCACGGGCTACCACTACCAGTCCTACCGCTCGCTCCAGCCACTCGAGGAGCTGGGGAGATCGATAGCCCTTGCCAGGGAGGAGGCGCTCCTTAGCTCGGCCGCCGAAAGGCTCGAGCCCTTCAGCGGGGAGCTGGTTCTCGAGCCGAGCGCCTTCCAGTCCCTCCTCGGGATATTCCTCGAGAACCTCTACGGCGACAGCGTCTACTTCGGCAGGAGCAGGTTCTCGGGTACGGGCGAGGAGGTGGCGGGTGAGGCCGTGACTCTCGTCGATGATCCAACCTTGCCCGGCCTCCCCGGCAGCTACCCCTTCGACGGGGAGGGAACTCCTGGAAGGAGGACCGTTCTAATCGAGAAGGGTCTCCTAAGGAACTTCCTCCTGGACCACACCTATGGCTCTTTCCTCGGAATGGAGAGCACGAGCAACGCGGTGAGGGACTTCCGCACCGTTCCGCACATTGGGACGAGCAATCTCGTCGTGGAGCCGGGGAAGGAGAGACTGGAGGACTACGAGGGCGTTGTGGTGAGGAGGGTCTTCGGCGAGCACACGGCCAACCCCGTCAGCGGCGACTTCTCGCTGACGGTGGAACTTGGTTACGTCATCAAAAACGGTGAGCTGAGGCCCTTCCGGGACAACATGCTCACAGGCAACGTCTTCGAGGTTCTCAGGTCGGTGAGCTCGGTTGGCAGGGAATCCGTCCGTGAGGGTTCCTTCATATCCCCGCGGGTGCTGACCGTGGGAAGGATCGTGTGA
- a CDS encoding universal stress protein: MGLFSSLINRKFKNIAGDRYEEISRRYREFLLLPEEFVLPEVHSILMPIDRFSGEIPEELYETLSAYLGASVTLVYISEKRTLSLIEQTLGKEEAEKLKRAKIEFAEGMLAKIAPRLEELGLRVERRYFIGSKGDDVIRLMGEGFDLLVVSRSYGSEVTRTSPVSPIVLKIVQHLDKPVLVY; this comes from the coding sequence ATGGGCCTGTTCAGCTCGCTGATAAACCGCAAGTTCAAGAACATCGCGGGAGACAGGTACGAGGAGATTTCAAGGCGCTACCGCGAGTTTCTCCTCCTGCCTGAGGAGTTCGTTCTCCCGGAGGTGCACTCCATACTGATGCCCATCGACAGGTTCTCCGGCGAGATTCCGGAGGAGCTCTACGAGACGCTGAGCGCGTACCTCGGGGCCTCGGTGACTCTGGTTTACATCTCCGAGAAGCGGACTCTCTCCCTCATCGAGCAGACCCTGGGTAAAGAGGAGGCGGAGAAGCTCAAGAGGGCAAAGATAGAGTTCGCCGAGGGAATGCTGGCCAAGATAGCCCCGAGGCTCGAGGAGCTGGGCCTCCGTGTTGAGAGGAGGTACTTCATAGGGAGCAAGGGGGACGACGTGATAAGGCTTATGGGGGAGGGCTTCGATCTCCTTGTGGTTTCAAGGAGCTACGGCTCCGAGGTCACGAGAACGTCTCCCGTAAGTCCCATAGTCCTTAAGATCGTTCAGCACCTTGACAAACCCGTCCTGGTTTACTGA